Below is a window of Hydrogenimonas sp. DNA.
CGTGGCGGTCCATCTCGTTCCCGAAAAGGGGAGCTCTCTCATGGCAGGCGAAAAGAGAAACGTTAAGCTCTATCGTCCAGAGAGAGCCTATATGCTTCCCGCTTCGGCCGTTATAGAGTACAACGACAAAGAGGCCGTTTTCGTAAAGAGCGGGAAGGGTTTCAAACCGGTTGTCGTTACGGTAATCTCCCGCAGCGGCAGAGAAGTCTATCTCCGCTCAAAAGAGCTTACTGCGGCAAGCGATGTCGCCGTAAGCGGTGTAATTGCCCTCAAAGGTGCGCTGGAAGGAGCCGGAGGTGATTGACAAGCTCATAGCATTTGCGCTTTCGCAGCGCATATTCGCGGTCATAATAGCGCTGGCCGTGGCTGTCGGCGGTATCATATCCTACTCCAGGCTGACGATCGACGCCTTTCCGGATGTCTCTACGACTCAGGTCAAGATCATCATAAAAGCGCCCGGTATGACACCCAAAGAGGTTGAGCAGCAGATAACGATTCCGATCGAGCTGGAGATGCAGGGGATTCCCGACCAGAAGATGGTGAGGTCGATCTCTAAGTACGCTCTTGCCGACGTGACGATCGATTTCAAGGAGGGGACCGACCTCTACTGGGCACGGGACAGGGTATATCAGCGCTTCAACAACATCAAAAACGATCTTCCCTCTTCGATAAGCGGCGGTATAGCGCCTATTACCACACCGCTCGGGGAGATTCTGATGTTTACCATCGAGTCTCCGAATCTGACATTGATGCAGAAGCGGACTCTGCTCGACTGGGTAATACGCCCGGCTCTAAGGAACATCGAGGGTGTGGCCGACGTGAATGCACTCGGCGGAGAGGTGAAGACCTTCAGAATAGAGCCAGACTTCGCGAAGATGGCCTCACTGGGCATCACTCTTGATGAGATAGAGCGAAAGCTGGAGAAGAACAACGCAAACTTCGGCGCCGGCCGTATAGAGCGCGGCGACGAAGCTCTTCTCGTGCGTCTGCCCGGCAGGATGAGCAGCAGCAGCGAAATAGAGAACCTCGTAGTGAAAGTGGACCGCAGTGCGATAGTGCGTCTCGGGGATATAGCAAAGGTATCCACAGCGGCACTTACACGTTACGGCTACGTAACCAAAGACGGCAAGGGAGAAGCGGTCCAGGGGCTGGTGCTGGGGCTCAAAGGCGCCGATGCCTCACGTACCGTAACCGAAGTCAAGGAGCGTCTGAAGGAGATAGAGAAGAACCTCCCTGAAGGGACCTCCATAAACATCTTCTACGACCGCAGCGACCTTATAGGCAAAGCGGTAAGCATGGTGCAGAAGTCCCTCATGGAGGCCGTGCTTCTGGTGATGGTGATACTGCTGCTCTTTCTGGGAAGCTTCATATCGGCGATTACCGTGGCTCTTATTCTTCCGCTCGCCATTTTGAGCTCTTTCATTCTCATGTACTTTTTCGGCATCAGCGTAAACCTGATGAGCCTGGGAGGTATCGCCATAGCGATAGGTATGATAATAGACTCGGCTGTCGTCATGGTGGAGAATATAATAGCCAGACTCGCCCATCCGCCGACGGCAAATGCTACGAGGCTCCATATAATCTACAATGCGGCGAAAGAGGTTAGTACGCCTGTAATATCGGGTATCCTGATAATCATTATCGTCTTTACGCCGCTTCTCATGCTCCAGGGGCTGGGCGGCAAACTCTTCGCCCCGGTAGCGCTGAGTATAGTCTTCACCCTCGCATCGTCGATCTTTTTCGCGCTCTTCGTCATACCTACGGTAGCCTCGTTCTTCATCAGGAAGCCGAAACATGAGGATACATGGCTCATGAAAAAGCTTCTGGCGATATACGAGCCGGTACTCAACGCTTCGTTCAGAGCCGAAAAGGTGATCTACGCCCTTCTCTTGGTGCTGCTGGCCGGAACCTTCTATGCGTTCGGCCATATAGGAAAGACATTTATGCCTACCATGGACGAGGGGAATATCGTTATAGGAATTGAGTCTCCGCCCTCCATCAATATTCCGGCGGGAATAGCACTCAATACGGAGATACAACGCAGATTGATGAAGGAGGTACCGGAGATCAGGTCGATCATAGCCAGAAGCGGGTCCGACGAGATCGGCCTGGACCCTATGGGGTTGAACGATACCGATACGTTCCTGGTCTTCAAACCGAAGTCGGAGTGGCGAAAACCGGATACGGAGTGGCTGAAAGATCAGATGAGGAAGGTTCTCGACGATATCGGGGGGATAGAGTACAGCTTCACCCAGCCGATCGAGATGAGGACTTCGGAGATGCTCACCGGTTCGCGCGGCGATGTCGTCATCAAGATTTTCGGGGAGGAGATAGAGGAGCTCAACAGGCTCGGTACAAAGATCAAGGAGATAGTAGAGAAGACCCCCGGAAGTCAGGACGTATATATGCGCCAGAACGAAGGAGTCGCATATACAGAGCTGCGTTTCAACGATGAGAAGATGGGAAGTTACGGACTCGACAAGGCTGATGTGGCCCACCTGCTGAAAGCCGCGGTGAGCGGTGTGGAGGTAGGGACCGTATATGAGGGGATGAAGCAGTTCCCC
It encodes the following:
- a CDS encoding cobalt-zinc-cadmium resistance protein CzcA — encoded protein: MIDKLIAFALSQRIFAVIIALAVAVGGIISYSRLTIDAFPDVSTTQVKIIIKAPGMTPKEVEQQITIPIELEMQGIPDQKMVRSISKYALADVTIDFKEGTDLYWARDRVYQRFNNIKNDLPSSISGGIAPITTPLGEILMFTIESPNLTLMQKRTLLDWVIRPALRNIEGVADVNALGGEVKTFRIEPDFAKMASLGITLDEIERKLEKNNANFGAGRIERGDEALLVRLPGRMSSSSEIENLVVKVDRSAIVRLGDIAKVSTAALTRYGYVTKDGKGEAVQGLVLGLKGADASRTVTEVKERLKEIEKNLPEGTSINIFYDRSDLIGKAVSMVQKSLMEAVLLVMVILLLFLGSFISAITVALILPLAILSSFILMYFFGISVNLMSLGGIAIAIGMIIDSAVVMVENIIARLAHPPTANATRLHIIYNAAKEVSTPVISGILIIIIVFTPLLMLQGLGGKLFAPVALSIVFTLASSIFFALFVIPTVASFFIRKPKHEDTWLMKKLLAIYEPVLNASFRAEKVIYALLLVLLAGTFYAFGHIGKTFMPTMDEGNIVIGIESPPSINIPAGIALNTEIQRRLMKEVPEIRSIIARSGSDEIGLDPMGLNDTDTFLVFKPKSEWRKPDTEWLKDQMRKVLDDIGGIEYSFTQPIEMRTSEMLTGSRGDVVIKIFGEEIEELNRLGTKIKEIVEKTPGSQDVYMRQNEGVAYTELRFNDEKMGSYGLDKADVAHLLKAAVSGVEVGTVYEGMKQFPILIRGDYLRKNLDELYLVGSTGEPISLTEVVEIVRSSGPVEIKHEHARRFVSIQTNVTGTDLVSFVESLKENIANGVKLPTGYSITYGGQFKNQQATMERLMIVVPIALVLIFMILYMTFKSVLQSAIIFTTIPLAMVGGIFGLYLTDSYLSVPASVGFIALLGIAVLNGVVMISYFNELAQRLTIEKTVIEGAKRRLRPVMMTASIAALSLVPMLFATGPGSEIQKPLAIVVICGLITSTALTLVLLPMLYRRFVKDRNETA